The genomic stretch TACTACTACCGCAAATACCACTGATGCTAGTGCATCTAAGGTAGAATACCCTTCAACCATTCCATTAATAAAAGGTGCAGGAATCGGATGTTCTACAGGAATAGCGGGATAAGCGTTGAATAAGAAGTATGATTTTACAATCAAAGCAATTAACCCAATTAATAATGCTGGTGTCAGAATTTCCCCTACACGATCGACCATTTGTGCAGGATTTAAACTTAACCACAATGAGATTAAGAAATAAATCAAGCAAAAGATAAATTGTGCAGTTGCATTTGGATGATCTAAAAATGGCACCATCGCAATCGAATAGGCAGTCGCTGCCGTACGTGGGCCACCAAAAAATGGTCCTAATGCCAGGAAAATTGCAAGTAATAAGCAAAGTGCAAAAGCCGGATGAATGCGTTTCAGTATTTCTTTATAACCACCTTTATAAAAAGAGCCTACGGCAATACCAAGTAATGGCAGCCCCACGCCTGTTACCACAAATCCTAAAATTGATGGCCAAAAATCAACGCCCGAATCAGCACCGAGCTTTGGTGGAAATATTAAGTTGCCTGCGCCAAAGAAAATGGCGAAAAGCATGAATCCGACAACAAATGTATTTTTATTCATGTAGCCCCTTTTCTATTTTTTCCAATGTTTCAACGCATCGGCAAAAGCATTGCCCATCGCTGAACTTTGGAGTGATTGTTGCTGACGAGTTCGTAAAGAACCCTCGTAGCGAGCAGATGTTTTACTGCTTTCCTTTTTACGTCCATCAATATTTTGAGTACGCATGCTAAGTGCAATACGTTTTCTCGGGATGTCAACTTCAGTTACGGTAACCTTGACAATATCCCCTGTTTTGACAACTTTATGCGGATCATCAACAAAACTATCTGCAAGCGCGGATATATGGACAAGTCCATCTTGATGCACACCGATATCAACAAAAGCACCAAAATTTGTAACATTTGTGACTGTGCCTTCTAAAACCATGCCCTCTTTTAAATCGGAAATCTCATTCACGCCATCCATGAAAGTTGCAGTTTTAAACTCACCACGTGGGTCTCTTCCTGGTTTTTCTAGCTCTTTAAAAATGTCTTTAACAGTTGGCAAGCCAAATTGACTATCTGTAAAGTTTTTTGCATCAAGTTTTTCGAGTATGCTGATATTTCCCATAATGTCAAGGATTGATTGTTTACAATCCTGTAAAATTTTCTCTACAACAGGATAAGCCTCTGGATGAACACCTGATGCATCAAGCGGATTTTTACCACCATTAATTCGCATAAATCCCGCACATTGTTCAAAGGCTTTAGGACCTAAACGTGGCACTTTTTTCAGTTCATTGCGAGTTTCAAAACGACCATGTTCATCACGATAAGTAACAATATTTTGTGCCAATGTTTTATTCATCCCTGCGACTTGTGATAAAAGTGGTACAGAGGCGGTATTTAGATCAACCCCAACCGCATTTACGCAGTCTTCCACGACATTATCCAGTTTTTTGGCTAATTGATTTTGGTTTACATCGTGCTGATATTGCCCTACACCAATCGCTTTTGGATCAATTTTTACTAATTCAGCAAGGGGATCTTGTAAACGACGCGCAATAGATACTGCCCCACGCAACGCTACATCCATATCTGGAAATTCATTGGCAGCAAATTCTGATGCAGAATATACAGATGCACCTGCCTCACTCACTACTACAATTTGCGGTTTATCGCCGTCTAATAAACTCACAACATTTTTTGCAAAACGTTCTGTTTCACGTGATGCAGTACCGTTACCAATCGCAATCAGTTCCGCATGATATTTTTTAATGAAACTTGCTAGGGTTGCCATCGCTTGTTTTTCTTGCCCTGTATGCGGATAAATCGCATCCGTTGCTAAAACTTTTCCCGTATTATCAACAACTGCGACTTTTACCCCTGTACGAATACCAGGATCTAGACCAATCGTTGTTTTAGCACCCGCAGGCGCTGCCATGAGTAACGCTTTTAGATTTGTCGCAAATACATCAATCGCTTCACTCTCTGCACGATCTTTAAGATCCGCCATCAATTCAGTTTCCAAGTGAAGAGCAAGTTTGATCTTCCACGTCCAACTAATGACCTGAGCGCGCCATTTATCCAAAGCATTGTTTGTTAAAGTAATTCCAAGATGTTCCTGAATAAGATCTTCACAGTAACTTTTTGTTGCCATTTCTTCATCAGGCTCAGTCACCATCGCTAAATTTAAAACTCCCTCGTTACGACCACGCAACATCGCTAATGCACGATGCGAAGGAATATGTTTCCATTGTTCGCTATACGCAAAGTAATCTTGGAACTTCGCACCTCGCTCCTCTTCGCCAGAAATTACCGTTGCTTTTATGTATGCATTCTTTTGTAAAAAATTACGTAATTTTGCGATAAGGGCTGCATCTTCTGCAAATTGCTCCATTAAGATATAACGGGCGCCATCAAGTGCTGCCTTTGTATTCGCCACTTTATCACCATCAACAAAAGTTGAGGCAAGACTCTCTGGATCCAGATCTTTACCTTCCCATAATTGTTGTGCTAGCGGTTGTAAACCATTTTCGATGGCTATTTGCCCTTTAGTGCGACGTTTTGGCTTATACGGTAAGTAAAGATCTTCTAGTTCTGTTTTGCTTTCACACTGTTGAATTTTATGTGCGAGTTCTTCAGTTAATTTGCCTTGTTCCTCGATAGATCGCAGAATCGTTTGGCGACGATCATCTAATTCACGCAAGTAATTTAGGCGTGTTTCAAAATAACGAAGTTGTGTATCATCAAGACCGCCTGTTGCCTCTTTTCGATAACGTGCGATAAATGGAATGGTATTACCATCTTCAAGTAAGCTGATTGCAGCAAGAATTTGTTGCGGATTTACTGCCAATTCTTTGGCAATAATGTGAGAAATAGTTGAATTTTGCATAGTTTTTATGGAATAGATTAAAAAACAAGAGCTGTATGCTATCATTATTCCATCAATAATTTAATGATAAATTTTATGGCAAAATCAGATTATATTACCCGTGCTGGGTGGAACGCACTGGATCAGGAACTAAAATATCTTTGGAAAGAAGAACGCCCTTTAATTACCCGTAGCGTATCGGAAGCAGCCGCTCAAGGCGATCGCAGTGAAAATGCTGAATATATTTACGGAAAACGTCGTTTACGTGAAATTGACCGCCGTGTCCGTTTTCTGAGTAAACGCTTAGAAGCTTTAAAAATCGTTGATTATCACCCTAATCAAGAAGGGAAAGTATTCTTTGGTGCATGGGTTGAACTAGAAGATGAGCATGGTCAAATAAATCAGTATAGAATCGTTGGTGGCGATGAGTTTGATCCAAGTAAAAACTGGATTTCCATTGATAGTCCTGTTGCCCGAGCATTAATTGGCAAAGAAATTGATGCTGAAATTCAAGTGAATACGCCTAAAGGATTAACGACTTTTTATATTAATAAAATTTGGTACGATAAAACATAGTTACTATTGTTCCACTTTTAAATAAATGTGAAAGGATATCCTCTGTTCATAAAAAAATCATTTATAATAAAAGGGTTTAATTAAATTTACCTTTTAGGACGTTTATTTATGCAGGAAAAACACGATCATCAACGTGAAATAACCAAACTGTGTGCCCGTACTGCATTATTACTGCTACAACATGGAACTGAAAGTGCCGTTATCGTTCAGTTAACTATGCGTTTAGGACTTGCTCTTGGCATGGAAAATGTAGAATGTGCACTCACACCAAATGCCGTTATTGTAACAACCATCGCAGACGGTCATTGCCTCACAACCGTGCGTAATAATTACGATAAGGGAATTAATATGCAGGTAGTAACGGAAGTCCAGCACATTGTCATCCTCGCCGAACACCAGATTTATGATTGGAAGCAAGTCCGCTGTAAATTAGATAACATCAAACCACTTCATTATAATCGCTATGTCGTCGTCGGTATGATAGGGCTTTCTTGCGCTTCTTTTGCCCATTTAGCGGGCGGCAATGCTATGATATCTCTTGTAACGTTTATTGCTTCCTCTATCGGTATGTATGTCCGCCAGGCCCTTGCCTCTCGGCATTTTAATCCCCTCATTGTTTTTTCTATTACTGCCTTTGTCGCATCGCTCATATCGGGATTAGCTTTAAAATATCATTTGGGTAATGATCCTCAAATCGCCCTTGCTTCAAGCGTACTCTTACTTGTCCCTGGATTTCCACTCGTTAATTCCTTAGCTGATATTTTAAAAGGTCATATTAGTATGGGGATGGCTCGGTGGGCAATTGCTACTATTTTAACTTTCGGTGCTTGCCTAGGCATCGTATTTGCCTTGAGCGTTTTAAGAATCACACATTGGGGGGCATAATATGTCGGCATTTTTTTTACACATATTAGATGATATGTTTTTTTCAATGATTCCAGCAGTTGGCTTTGGGTTAATTTTTAACGTACCGCCTCGTGCATTAAAATACTGTGCAATTCTTGCTGCACTTGGACATGGTACACGAACTATACTCGTCTATTTTGGTCTGCCTTTGGTATTCTCAACCTTTTTTGCATCATCGCTTATCGGATTCTTAGGCGTTCATCTCTCCCATCGTTATTTGGCTCATCCGAAAGTATTTACGGTTGCAGCGATTATTCCTATGATTCCTGGGGTTTATGCCTATAAAGCTATGATCGCAATGGTACAAATTCACCATTACGGCTTTTCTGATATTCGCTTTCATGCCATGGTGAATAATTTTATTACCACCACCTTCTTAGTCGGCGCATTAGCATTCGGATTATCTCTACCAGGCATGTTATTTTACCGCCACAAACCCGTTGTCTAACTTTCATGACGCCCCAATTTTCGGTAAAATTTATAGCTTTTATTGAGAGGTTATATAAATATGCAATCCCCACGCCTTAGTTTTATCGTGGCGATGACACAAAATCATGTCATTGGTCGCAACAATAGTATGCCATGGCACTTGCCTGCAGATTTTGCATGGTTTAAAGAAAATACCGTTGGAAAACCTATCGTTATGGGACGTAAGACCTTTGAAAGTATTGGTAAACCACTTCCACAAAGAACCAATATCGTTTTATCACGCAAACCTTTTATTCATGAAGGTGTGCTTTGGGCGAAAAATATTGAAGATGCAATCGAATTAGTAAATGAAGCGCAAGAAATCATGATTATCGGTGGTGGAGAAGTATTTAAACAATATTTCAATAAAATTGATCGTCTTTATCTTACGGA from Actinobacillus delphinicola encodes the following:
- a CDS encoding Tex family protein, with product MQNSTISHIIAKELAVNPQQILAAISLLEDGNTIPFIARYRKEATGGLDDTQLRYFETRLNYLRELDDRRQTILRSIEEQGKLTEELAHKIQQCESKTELEDLYLPYKPKRRTKGQIAIENGLQPLAQQLWEGKDLDPESLASTFVDGDKVANTKAALDGARYILMEQFAEDAALIAKLRNFLQKNAYIKATVISGEEERGAKFQDYFAYSEQWKHIPSHRALAMLRGRNEGVLNLAMVTEPDEEMATKSYCEDLIQEHLGITLTNNALDKWRAQVISWTWKIKLALHLETELMADLKDRAESEAIDVFATNLKALLMAAPAGAKTTIGLDPGIRTGVKVAVVDNTGKVLATDAIYPHTGQEKQAMATLASFIKKYHAELIAIGNGTASRETERFAKNVVSLLDGDKPQIVVVSEAGASVYSASEFAANEFPDMDVALRGAVSIARRLQDPLAELVKIDPKAIGVGQYQHDVNQNQLAKKLDNVVEDCVNAVGVDLNTASVPLLSQVAGMNKTLAQNIVTYRDEHGRFETRNELKKVPRLGPKAFEQCAGFMRINGGKNPLDASGVHPEAYPVVEKILQDCKQSILDIMGNISILEKLDAKNFTDSQFGLPTVKDIFKELEKPGRDPRGEFKTATFMDGVNEISDLKEGMVLEGTVTNVTNFGAFVDIGVHQDGLVHISALADSFVDDPHKVVKTGDIVKVTVTEVDIPRKRIALSMRTQNIDGRKKESSKTSARYEGSLRTRQQQSLQSSAMGNAFADALKHWKK
- the greB gene encoding transcription elongation factor GreB, which gives rise to MAKSDYITRAGWNALDQELKYLWKEERPLITRSVSEAAAQGDRSENAEYIYGKRRLREIDRRVRFLSKRLEALKIVDYHPNQEGKVFFGAWVELEDEHGQINQYRIVGGDEFDPSKNWISIDSPVARALIGKEIDAEIQVNTPKGLTTFYINKIWYDKT
- a CDS encoding threonine/serine exporter family protein — translated: MQEKHDHQREITKLCARTALLLLQHGTESAVIVQLTMRLGLALGMENVECALTPNAVIVTTIADGHCLTTVRNNYDKGINMQVVTEVQHIVILAEHQIYDWKQVRCKLDNIKPLHYNRYVVVGMIGLSCASFAHLAGGNAMISLVTFIASSIGMYVRQALASRHFNPLIVFSITAFVASLISGLALKYHLGNDPQIALASSVLLLVPGFPLVNSLADILKGHISMGMARWAIATILTFGACLGIVFALSVLRITHWGA
- a CDS encoding threonine/serine exporter family protein; the encoded protein is MSAFFLHILDDMFFSMIPAVGFGLIFNVPPRALKYCAILAALGHGTRTILVYFGLPLVFSTFFASSLIGFLGVHLSHRYLAHPKVFTVAAIIPMIPGVYAYKAMIAMVQIHHYGFSDIRFHAMVNNFITTTFLVGALAFGLSLPGMLFYRHKPVV
- the folA gene encoding type 3 dihydrofolate reductase gives rise to the protein MQSPRLSFIVAMTQNHVIGRNNSMPWHLPADFAWFKENTVGKPIVMGRKTFESIGKPLPQRTNIVLSRKPFIHEGVLWAKNIEDAIELVNEAQEIMIIGGGEVFKQYFNKIDRLYLTEIQTSLEGDAFFPEFSLSDWKIEKDLFRPKDEKNPYDLRFLILDRIK